A single genomic interval of Acidaminococcales bacterium harbors:
- a CDS encoding SDR family oxidoreductase: MKGYVDNNVGMHRVGTAEDIANAVLFFASDSSNYITAQVLGVDGGYIL, from the coding sequence TTGAAAGGCTACGTGGACAACAACGTCGGAATGCACCGCGTCGGAACCGCCGAAGATATCGCGAACGCCGTCTTGTTCTTTGCGTCAGACAGCTCCAACTATATTACCGCTCAGGTGCTGGGCGTGGACGGGGGCTATATCCTATAA